In Necator americanus strain Aroian chromosome IV, whole genome shotgun sequence, the following proteins share a genomic window:
- a CDS encoding hypothetical protein (NECATOR_CHRIV.G16283.T1), whose amino-acid sequence MNKGMSALRSQTNQPHINLCEGSDKGDNAERSAPILSASSSGKSIKATMNTHSFSDQGDMKFDASASEPLCKIGWISNYVDWHIVESKRREARCICDRMGTSASAHKTAVRSISIDQDGWNRPCSGSRGSSAASRRSLPVLLNFVGNKSSRDERMTKGERIRLVDRAMRAESAAAECESKMKGMEREIRTLELRNHDLSTEVCWLRQQCTISCPDVPNGSMASFVPPSCSEQCQVEKRLLHDTVAKQNADLNKMRLEVERFTALDIRKDIRISELIKELDAAKARIAGLEGEDQIGAAALSPVKPSAKGDMREVEKDGKAVEGKREEAVCDDISEEIPEEVEDGNTVRGPAKNSNLRIQTSRPRPSFRNIFTMGKEQRIDGKSLAYVRPNTAVEQSSSEFLPPPLERVDTVPVLRSIEIMPGIPSENKNPNEIHRDVDGDPYFYEKDIVEDSGADSDIDVTDILGSSNKSMAMCSVFSLNDRCPARAATPDTAEEIRFPQNM is encoded by the exons atgaacaaagggatgagtgcattgcgatcacaaacgaaccaGCCCCATATCAATCTCTGTGAGG gctctgacaaagGCGATAACGCTGAAAGATCAGCACCGATCTTGTCTGCAAGCAGTTCAGgcaaatcaatcaaagctACTATGAACACTCATTCATTCTCGGACCAAGGCGATATGAAGTTTGATGCTTCTGC ATCTGAGCCATTATGCAAGATTGGTTGGATTAGTAATTACGTTGATTGgcatatagtcgagtcaaaacgacgtgaagcacggtgcatttgc gatcgTATGGGAACTTCTGCAAGTGCTCATAAAACGGCCGTGAGAAGCATAAGTATCGATCAGGACGGCTGGAATAG GCCATGTTCGGGAAGTCGAGGAAGCAGTGCCGCTTCGCGTAGGAGTCTTCCAGTTTTGCTgaattttgttggaaat aaatcatCCCGTGACGAAAGAATGACCAAAGGGGAGCGGATAAGATTAGTTGATCGAGCGATGAGAGCTGAGTCTGCTGCTGCCGAATGTGAAAGCAAAATGAAGggtatggagagggag ATCCGAACTTTGGAACTACGAAATCACGACCTGTCGACCGAAGTCTGCTGGTTGCGCCAGCAGTGTACTATTTCTTGTCCCGAC GTGCCTAATGGTTCTATGGCTTCCTTCGTACCACCAAGTTGTTCCGAACAGTGCCAAGTAGAGAAGAGATTGCTGCACGACACAGTTGCTAAACAG AATGCCGATCTGAACAAAATGCGCTTGGAAGTGGAGCGATTTACGGCTTTGGATATACGAAAAGACATTCGAATTTCGGAACTCATCAAGGAGCTTGATGCTGCAAAAGCTAGGATTGCTGGTCTCGAAGGCGA AGACCAAATTGGAGCTGCTGCGTTATCGCCGGTTAAGCCTTCCGCAAAAGGTGACATGAGGGAAGTGGAGAAGGACGGGAAGGCTGTAGAAGGGAAAC GTGAAGAAGCAGTATGTGATGACATTTCTGAAGAGATTCCCGAAGAAGTAGAGGATGGAAATACCGTAAGAGGACCTGCAAAGAACAGCAATCTTCGAATTCAAACCTCAAGGCCCCGACCTTCCTTCCGTAATATTTTCACGATGGGCAAAGAACAACGAATTGATGGAAAAAGTCTAGCTTATG TTCGTCCAAATACTGCAGTTGAACAATCGTCTTCGGAATTTTTACCGCCACCGTTGGAACGCGTTGATACAGTGCCTGTTTTGAGATCAATAGAAATAATGCCTGGTATACcgagtgaaaacaaaaatccgaATGAG atacATAGAGATGTCGATGGCGACCCTTACTTCTATGAAAAGGATATTGTCGAGGATTCTGGTGCTGACTCGGATATTGATGTGACAGATATTTTGGGGAGTTCGAATAAATCAATGGCAATG TGCTCTGTTTTCAGTCTCAACGATCGTTGTCCAGCAAGAGCCGCGACTCCGGATACTGCCGAGGAGATTCGATTTCCACAAAATATGTAA
- a CDS encoding hypothetical protein (NECATOR_CHRIV.G16283.T2): protein MGTSASAHKTAVRSISIDQDGWNRPCSGSRGSSAASRRSLPVLLNFVGNKSSRDERMTKGERIRLVDRAMRAESAAAECESKMKGMEREIRTLELRNHDLSTEVCWLRQQCTISCPDVPNGSMASFVPPSCSEQCQVEKRLLHDTVAKQNADLNKMRLEVERFTALDIRKDIRISELIKELDAAKARIAGLEELCRDQIGAAALSPVKPSAKGDMREVEKDGKAVEGKREEAVCDDISEEIPEEVEDGNTVRGPAKNSNLRIQTSRPRPSFRNIFTMGKEQRIDGKSLAYVRPNTAVEQSSSEFLPPPLERVDTVPVLRSIEIMPGIPSENKNPNEIHRDVDGDPYFYEKDIVEDSGADSDIDVTDILGSSNKSMAMSQRSLSSKSRDSGYCRGDSISTKYVINKQVA from the exons ATGGGAACTTCTGCAAGTGCTCATAAAACGGCCGTGAGAAGCATAAGTATCGATCAGGACGGCTGGAATAG GCCATGTTCGGGAAGTCGAGGAAGCAGTGCCGCTTCGCGTAGGAGTCTTCCAGTTTTGCTgaattttgttggaaat aaatcatCCCGTGACGAAAGAATGACCAAAGGGGAGCGGATAAGATTAGTTGATCGAGCGATGAGAGCTGAGTCTGCTGCTGCCGAATGTGAAAGCAAAATGAAGggtatggagagggag ATCCGAACTTTGGAACTACGAAATCACGACCTGTCGACCGAAGTCTGCTGGTTGCGCCAGCAGTGTACTATTTCTTGTCCCGAC GTGCCTAATGGTTCTATGGCTTCCTTCGTACCACCAAGTTGTTCCGAACAGTGCCAAGTAGAGAAGAGATTGCTGCACGACACAGTTGCTAAACAG AATGCCGATCTGAACAAAATGCGCTTGGAAGTGGAGCGATTTACGGCTTTGGATATACGAAAAGACATTCGAATTTCGGAACTCATCAAGGAGCTTGATGCTGCAAAAGCTAGGATTGCTGGTCTCGAAG AGTTATGCAGAGACCAAATTGGAGCTGCTGCGTTATCGCCGGTTAAGCCTTCCGCAAAAGGTGACATGAGGGAAGTGGAGAAGGACGGGAAGGCTGTAGAAGGGAAAC GTGAAGAAGCAGTATGTGATGACATTTCTGAAGAGATTCCCGAAGAAGTAGAGGATGGAAATACCGTAAGAGGACCTGCAAAGAACAGCAATCTTCGAATTCAAACCTCAAGGCCCCGACCTTCCTTCCGTAATATTTTCACGATGGGCAAAGAACAACGAATTGATGGAAAAAGTCTAGCTTATG TTCGTCCAAATACTGCAGTTGAACAATCGTCTTCGGAATTTTTACCGCCACCGTTGGAACGCGTTGATACAGTGCCTGTTTTGAGATCAATAGAAATAATGCCTGGTATACcgagtgaaaacaaaaatccgaATGAG atacATAGAGATGTCGATGGCGACCCTTACTTCTATGAAAAGGATATTGTCGAGGATTCTGGTGCTGACTCGGATATTGATGTGACAGATATTTTGGGGAGTTCGAATAAATCAATGGCAATG TCTCAACGATCGTTGTCCAGCAAGAGCCGCGACTCCGGATACTGCCGAGGAGATTCGATTTCCACAAAATATGTAATTAATAAACAAGTTGCATAA